The following are encoded together in the Magnetospirillum gryphiswaldense MSR-1 v2 genome:
- a CDS encoding HEPN domain-containing protein, with protein sequence MTNRRLSALMTAAERDIEAARRLLPEMPDQAIFHAQQAAEKMTRAVCEGEGLAVGRTHNIGQAAGSLPDGHVFKEDLLGLDNLSAAATAWRYPSPGGWFPAMPDPGDVEAALADIEALLPEIRDWLSER encoded by the coding sequence ATGACGAACCGGCGCCTCTCCGCCCTGATGACCGCTGCCGAGCGCGACATTGAAGCCGCGCGACGGTTGCTTCCCGAAATGCCCGATCAGGCGATCTTCCATGCCCAGCAGGCTGCGGAGAAGATGACACGGGCGGTCTGCGAAGGCGAAGGACTCGCCGTCGGCCGCACCCACAATATCGGACAGGCCGCCGGCTCCCTTCCCGACGGCCATGTTTTCAAGGAAGATCTGTTGGGCCTGGATAACCTGTCGGCGGCGGCCACGGCGTGGCGCTACCCCAGCCCCGGCGGCTGGTTCCCGGCCATGCCCGATCCGGGCGACGTCGAGGCGGCACTGGCCGACATCGAGGCGCTGCTGCCCGAGATCCGCGACTGGCTGTCCGAACGATAA
- a CDS encoding protein traL translates to MQVEMILQGKGGVGKSLIASLLAQYISTPDLKPLCLDTDPVNATFSGYRAFDVETLDIMEGDDINPRTFDHLIERIMTGSGERMVIDNGASTFVPLCSYLLQNDVAGLLTEAGHSIRLHSVITGGQALADTIEGFSSLCRNIPAAPVVVWLNEYFGKAVHNGKGFEDSKVYDKHKGRVEALVTIPAVKPETFGLDMNKIMTRRLTFDEAVASPDFTIMERQRLKMMKRTLFANMAKANL, encoded by the coding sequence ATGCAGGTTGAAATGATCCTTCAGGGCAAGGGCGGTGTCGGCAAATCGCTGATCGCCTCGTTGCTGGCGCAATACATCAGCACGCCCGACCTCAAGCCTTTGTGCCTGGACACCGATCCGGTCAACGCCACTTTCAGCGGCTATCGGGCCTTCGATGTCGAAACCCTCGATATCATGGAAGGTGACGACATTAACCCGCGCACCTTCGATCACCTGATCGAGCGGATCATGACCGGCAGCGGCGAACGCATGGTCATCGACAATGGTGCCAGCACATTCGTTCCGTTGTGCAGCTACCTGCTGCAAAACGACGTGGCCGGTCTGCTGACCGAAGCCGGGCATTCGATCCGCCTTCACTCGGTGATTACCGGTGGCCAAGCCCTGGCCGACACCATCGAAGGCTTTTCGTCGCTGTGCCGCAACATCCCCGCCGCCCCGGTCGTCGTCTGGCTGAACGAGTATTTCGGCAAGGCCGTCCACAACGGCAAGGGCTTCGAGGACAGCAAGGTCTACGACAAGCATAAGGGGCGGGTTGAGGCCCTGGTGACCATTCCGGCGGTCAAGCCGGAAACCTTCGGCCTGGACATGAACAAGATCATGACCCGGCGCCTGACCTTCGATGAGGCGGTGGCCAGCCCCGATTTCACCATCATGGAGCGTCAGCGCCTCAAGATGATGAAGCGGACACTGTTCGCCAACATGGCCAAGGCGAACCTGTAA
- a CDS encoding Zinc finger, SWIM-type yields MVRWAPYVPVAERRKKAEREMVKRRKAGQAVSPVVITGRTIASSAWGKAWCDTMESFGDYDSRLPRGRSYVRNGSVVDLQITAGKVTAQVAGSSLYAVTVTIHPLPKSHWQILRKDCADSIDSLVDLLQGKLSKPVMERLCRPGTGLFPKSSEIKFSCSCPDWASMCKHVAATLYGIGARLDHQPELLFALRGVDHHELITDFGQGGPLAKAPPSSANILETDDVAALFGLDMVASPAPPMETPSQPKPAARKKKSAPANADMELTADGYVKWWKD; encoded by the coding sequence ATGGTGCGATGGGCGCCCTATGTCCCGGTGGCCGAACGGCGCAAGAAGGCCGAACGGGAAATGGTCAAGCGGCGCAAGGCCGGCCAGGCGGTGTCGCCGGTGGTCATCACCGGCCGCACCATCGCCTCCTCCGCCTGGGGCAAGGCATGGTGCGACACCATGGAGAGCTTCGGCGATTACGACAGCCGCCTGCCGCGCGGGCGTAGCTATGTCCGCAACGGGTCGGTGGTCGACCTTCAAATCACTGCCGGCAAGGTCACCGCCCAGGTCGCGGGATCGTCCCTCTATGCGGTGACCGTGACCATCCACCCCCTGCCCAAGAGCCATTGGCAAATTCTGCGCAAGGACTGCGCCGACAGCATCGACTCGCTGGTCGATCTGCTGCAGGGGAAACTGTCCAAGCCGGTGATGGAACGATTGTGCCGCCCGGGCACCGGCCTGTTTCCCAAATCCTCGGAAATCAAGTTCTCCTGCTCTTGCCCCGATTGGGCCTCCATGTGCAAGCATGTGGCGGCGACGCTCTACGGCATCGGCGCCCGCCTCGACCACCAGCCCGAACTGCTGTTCGCCCTGCGCGGCGTCGATCACCACGAACTGATCACCGATTTCGGCCAAGGAGGCCCGCTGGCCAAGGCGCCTCCATCCTCGGCCAACATCCTGGAGACCGACGACGTGGCCGCCCTGTTCGGCTTGGACATGGTCGCCTCACCGGCTCCGCCAATGGAGACCCCGTCCCAGCCGAAGCCCGCTGCCCGCAAGAAGAAATCCGCGCCCGCAAACGCCGATATGGAGCTGACTGCAGATGGCTATGTGAAGTGGTGGAAGGATTGA
- a CDS encoding DNA cytosine methyltransferase, producing the protein MADVACVDLFCGAGGLTHGLISEGIRVVAGIDVDEACRHPFEANNAARFINEDVGRFAPKNLKELFGSAEVRVLAGCAPCQPFSTYAQRYDVVGSPRWGLLYQFGRLVKATRPHLVTMENVPSVAKHAVFEDFVETLQKMGYHVHQGVVDCSLYGLPQNRRRMVLLASRLGSIELVAPTHGRPTTVRAAIGRLTPITQGGAHPKDVLHAASKLSDLNLERIRASRPGGTWRDWPKHLVADCHRRETGHTYPGVYGRMVWDEPAPTLTTQFYGFGNGRFGHPEQDRAISLREGAILQGFPKSYSFIPDGDPVHFKALGRMIGNAVPVTLGEVIGRSIAAHLGIEAEKTRKRKGAVADDARKSLVA; encoded by the coding sequence ATGGCTGATGTCGCGTGCGTCGACCTTTTCTGCGGGGCCGGGGGCCTTACGCATGGCCTAATCTCGGAGGGCATCAGGGTTGTCGCGGGTATTGACGTCGATGAAGCATGCCGTCATCCCTTCGAAGCCAACAATGCAGCGCGCTTCATCAACGAAGACGTGGGGCGCTTCGCTCCGAAAAACCTCAAAGAGTTGTTCGGTAGCGCCGAAGTCCGGGTGCTCGCCGGTTGCGCACCCTGCCAGCCTTTCTCGACCTATGCCCAGCGCTACGATGTCGTTGGGAGCCCTCGCTGGGGTCTGCTCTACCAATTTGGACGACTGGTCAAAGCCACACGTCCACACCTGGTCACGATGGAGAATGTGCCGTCGGTCGCTAAACACGCCGTGTTCGAAGACTTCGTCGAGACCCTTCAGAAAATGGGATATCACGTCCACCAGGGGGTGGTTGATTGCTCCCTGTACGGACTGCCGCAGAACCGACGGCGCATGGTACTGCTAGCCTCCCGCCTCGGCTCCATTGAGCTGGTCGCCCCGACACATGGTCGCCCAACGACCGTTCGCGCGGCGATCGGCAGACTCACGCCGATCACTCAGGGTGGCGCACATCCGAAGGATGTGCTGCATGCCGCATCCAAGCTCTCCGACCTAAACCTCGAAAGAATTCGTGCCTCCCGACCGGGCGGGACATGGCGGGACTGGCCAAAGCATCTCGTTGCCGACTGCCATCGGCGTGAGACGGGCCATACCTATCCGGGCGTCTATGGCCGGATGGTATGGGATGAGCCCGCTCCGACCTTGACGACCCAGTTCTACGGCTTCGGAAACGGTCGGTTCGGACATCCCGAACAGGACCGCGCCATCTCTCTGCGAGAGGGCGCGATTCTTCAAGGATTCCCCAAATCCTATTCCTTCATACCCGACGGGGATCCCGTTCATTTCAAGGCCTTGGGACGGATGATTGGGAACGCGGTTCCGGTCACTCTCGGCGAGGTGATCGGCCGGAGCATCGCAGCCCATCTGGGGATCGAAGCTGAGAAGACCAGGAAGAGGAAGGGAGCCGTCGCGGATGACGCGCGTAAGTCCCTCGTCGCATGA
- a CDS encoding nucleotidyltransferase domain-containing protein: MSTPTITFRVKPDRQHAVRELVNAIKDDPGMTAAMLEFIRTRPSLVPGTGGDTAIRNIGPFRNEDAALSFLVGRLKTALRPVALFLFGSRAAGSARPDSDFDLLVILPNDESGPPDYFAAYAPVAGCGIGVDVVPCRLADFEAERQRPGTIAHAADSAGRLLYASPGSPFRDRWRGQAVSQ; this comes from the coding sequence ATGTCCACCCCCACGATCACCTTCCGGGTAAAGCCCGATCGGCAACATGCCGTCCGCGAACTCGTCAACGCCATCAAGGATGATCCGGGCATGACGGCGGCCATGCTGGAATTCATCCGCACACGCCCGTCCCTGGTTCCGGGAACCGGTGGCGACACCGCGATCCGCAACATCGGCCCGTTCCGCAACGAGGACGCGGCGTTGTCATTCCTGGTTGGACGCCTCAAGACGGCGCTCCGTCCGGTGGCCCTTTTCCTGTTCGGCAGCCGCGCCGCCGGATCGGCACGCCCGGACAGTGATTTCGACCTTTTGGTCATCCTGCCCAACGACGAAAGCGGCCCCCCGGACTATTTCGCCGCCTATGCGCCGGTGGCGGGCTGCGGCATCGGCGTCGACGTCGTGCCCTGCCGCCTCGCCGATTTCGAGGCTGAACGGCAACGGCCCGGCACCATTGCCCATGCGGCGGACAGCGCAGGCCGGTTGCTATATGCCAGCCCCGGCTCTCCCTTCCGTGACCGCTGGCGCGGTCAGGCGGTCAGCCAATGA
- a CDS encoding DEAD/DEAH box helicase translates to MTLPSPSAIDEPALRLTPHGHLLLDSGGDPLATAFARGAGHGLLHLGAGTAKALPPPLLWWRDFVRRAVSALCHQASTDIPPPTEAELATLALTAPMMKGAEYLTPSVLRALWDEIVAAVASSAGSDLQAFLSSLNPTWNTVGRVHFNLAENRRDPDFPFAFMATYTTELAASGQARHVPLGQALHDYAADRPRLLNLLIPVSRASQSCPWLKAMVEDGEIYHPLRWTPSDAARFMGSVPDLDAAGVIVRMPAGWAAARPPRPKVTAAIGSRQPTALGLDGLLDFRMEVTLNGETLSAEDMDILLTGTDSLVLLRGQWVEVDRDRLDRELRRFQDAEAMAERDGLSFAEAMRLLAGAAIAEDSPDEATRQWSQVTAGPWLAETLKALRDPAALAEPLPMLKATLRPYQKVGVHWLHLLTGLGLGACLADDMGLGKTIQVLALLLTHRGKGPSLLVAPASLLANWAAEIDRFAPDLRALIFHPSAMPADRIKQLDGFDDVDLVITSYGTLLRLPVLTATDWNYLVLDEAQAIKNPKAKQTKAVKSINAAARIALTGTPVENHLGDLWSIFDVINPGLLGSAKQFSSYAKVLAAREHNAFGPLRELVRPYILRRMKTDKSVIADLPDKTEIKAHCLLSRKQAALYAQTVEDLAEALNNASGIQRKGLVLATMMRLKQICNHPSQWLNDGDWAEDDSGKWSRLREIAEVVAARQDKMLVFTQFREVTAPLEAFLSGIFGRRGLVLHGDTPVKERKSLVQAFQEDETVPFFVLSLKAGGSGLTLTAASHVVHFDRWWNPAVENQATDRAYRIGQKRNVLVHKFVCAGTVEEKIDAMIEAKKSLSEDLLSGSAEINLTEMKDDDLLRLVALDLAAVAKE, encoded by the coding sequence GTGACATTGCCCTCGCCTTCCGCCATTGACGAACCCGCCCTGCGCTTGACGCCCCACGGACACCTGCTGCTGGACTCCGGCGGCGACCCGCTGGCCACGGCTTTTGCACGCGGAGCCGGTCACGGCTTGCTGCATCTGGGAGCCGGAACTGCCAAGGCGTTGCCGCCGCCCCTGTTATGGTGGCGCGATTTTGTCCGCCGCGCCGTGTCGGCCTTGTGCCATCAGGCCTCCACCGATATTCCGCCTCCGACCGAGGCCGAACTGGCGACCCTGGCGCTCACCGCGCCGATGATGAAAGGGGCCGAATACCTGACCCCCTCGGTGCTACGCGCCCTGTGGGATGAGATTGTGGCGGCGGTGGCGAGCTCTGCTGGCTCGGACTTGCAGGCCTTTCTGTCTTCCTTGAACCCGACCTGGAACACGGTGGGACGGGTCCATTTCAATCTGGCGGAGAACCGCCGCGACCCCGATTTTCCCTTCGCCTTCATGGCCACCTATACCACCGAGCTGGCAGCCAGCGGCCAGGCACGGCATGTACCGTTGGGCCAGGCGCTGCACGATTATGCCGCCGACCGTCCGCGGTTGCTGAACCTGCTAATCCCGGTAAGCCGTGCCAGCCAGTCCTGCCCCTGGCTGAAGGCGATGGTCGAGGACGGAGAAATCTACCATCCCTTGCGCTGGACGCCGTCCGACGCCGCCCGATTCATGGGCAGCGTGCCCGATCTCGACGCCGCCGGGGTGATCGTGCGCATGCCGGCGGGATGGGCCGCCGCCCGACCGCCGCGGCCCAAGGTCACCGCCGCCATCGGCAGCCGTCAGCCCACGGCGCTGGGCCTGGACGGGTTGCTGGACTTTCGCATGGAAGTGACCCTGAACGGCGAGACGCTGTCGGCCGAGGACATGGATATTTTGCTGACGGGGACCGACTCGCTGGTGCTGTTGCGCGGCCAATGGGTGGAGGTCGACCGCGACCGTCTGGACCGCGAGCTGCGGCGTTTCCAGGACGCCGAGGCCATGGCCGAACGTGACGGCCTGAGCTTCGCCGAGGCCATGCGCCTGCTGGCCGGCGCCGCTATCGCCGAAGACAGCCCCGACGAGGCCACCCGCCAATGGTCGCAAGTCACCGCAGGCCCGTGGCTGGCCGAGACCCTGAAGGCGTTACGCGACCCCGCAGCCCTCGCCGAGCCGCTGCCGATGTTGAAGGCGACCCTGCGGCCCTATCAGAAGGTCGGCGTCCACTGGCTGCACCTGCTGACCGGGTTGGGGCTGGGCGCCTGCCTGGCCGACGACATGGGCCTGGGCAAGACCATCCAGGTGCTGGCGCTGCTGCTGACGCATCGGGGCAAAGGCCCCTCCCTGCTGGTGGCTCCGGCCTCGCTGCTGGCTAATTGGGCAGCGGAGATCGACCGCTTCGCTCCCGATCTGCGCGCCCTGATCTTTCATCCTTCGGCGATGCCGGCGGACCGGATCAAACAGTTGGATGGCTTCGATGACGTCGATCTGGTCATCACCTCCTATGGCACGCTGTTGCGCTTGCCGGTGCTGACCGCCACTGACTGGAATTACCTGGTTCTGGACGAGGCCCAGGCCATCAAGAACCCCAAGGCCAAACAAACCAAGGCGGTCAAATCCATCAACGCCGCGGCGCGCATCGCGCTGACCGGCACGCCGGTGGAAAACCACCTGGGCGATCTGTGGTCGATCTTCGACGTCATCAATCCTGGCCTGCTGGGCAGCGCCAAGCAGTTCTCCAGTTACGCCAAGGTCCTGGCCGCGCGCGAACACAACGCCTTTGGCCCGCTGCGCGAGTTGGTGCGGCCCTACATCCTGCGCCGCATGAAGACTGACAAATCCGTGATCGCCGACCTGCCCGACAAGACCGAAATCAAGGCTCATTGCCTGCTAAGCCGCAAACAGGCGGCGCTGTACGCCCAGACGGTGGAGGATCTAGCCGAAGCACTGAATAATGCCTCGGGCATTCAGCGCAAGGGGCTGGTGCTGGCCACCATGATGCGGCTCAAGCAGATCTGTAATCACCCCTCGCAATGGCTGAATGATGGGGATTGGGCCGAAGACGACAGCGGCAAATGGTCACGCCTGCGGGAAATCGCCGAGGTGGTGGCTGCCCGCCAGGACAAAATGCTGGTGTTCACCCAGTTCCGCGAGGTGACGGCGCCGCTGGAGGCCTTCCTGTCCGGCATTTTTGGCCGGCGCGGGCTGGTACTGCATGGAGACACGCCGGTCAAGGAGCGCAAGTCCCTGGTCCAGGCATTTCAGGAAGATGAGACTGTTCCGTTTTTTGTGCTGTCGCTGAAGGCTGGCGGGTCCGGCCTGACCCTGACCGCCGCCTCGCATGTGGTGCATTTCGACCGCTGGTGGAATCCGGCGGTGGAAAACCAGGCAACCGACCGCGCCTACCGCATCGGCCAGAAGCGCAACGTTCTGGTCCATAAATTCGTCTGCGCCGGCACCGTCGAGGAAAAGATTGACGCCATGATCGAGGCCAAGAAATCCTTGTCCGAGGATTTGTTGAGCGGATCGGCCGAGATCAACCTGACCGAGATGAAGGATGACGACCTGCTGCGCCTCGTCGCTCTTGATCTTGCCGCCGTCGCGAAGGAGTGA
- a CDS encoding tyrosine-type recombinase/integrase, whose amino-acid sequence MPKITKRIVEAAEPREKDYIIFDSDLPGFGVRILPSGKRSYMVQYRAGRTFRRMSLGMHGILTTEKARAEAMKVLAAVQDGNDPAAARDKARHDPTLQELGERVLSDHAEHHCKPGTVVGYRYYLKTYINPRAGKLQVAAITRAEIARLHHDLRFAPVQANRCLQLLSKMFNLAEVWGLRPDGSNPCRHVKKYPEKKRERYLSKQELAKLGEVLRQCELSGIESQSAINAIRLLIFTGCRLGEIMTLKWDFVDLENSALHLPDSKTGAKTVHIGTPAVDALSKIDRLPDNPWVITGTLPGARLTDLQPPWQRIRKRAGIEDVRIHDLRHTFASVAVVNGQGLPMIGKLLGHSQVQTTARYAHLAAEPVKMAADSVATSLRLALG is encoded by the coding sequence ATGCCCAAGATCACCAAGCGAATCGTCGAAGCAGCCGAGCCGCGGGAGAAGGACTACATCATCTTCGACAGCGATCTGCCGGGGTTCGGAGTCCGCATCCTGCCCAGCGGCAAACGCTCCTACATGGTGCAGTACCGAGCCGGCCGGACGTTCCGCCGAATGAGCCTTGGAATGCACGGCATCCTGACCACCGAGAAGGCCCGGGCCGAGGCCATGAAGGTGCTGGCAGCCGTACAGGACGGCAACGACCCCGCCGCCGCCCGCGACAAGGCCCGCCACGACCCAACCTTGCAGGAACTGGGGGAGCGGGTTCTCAGCGACCATGCCGAGCACCACTGCAAGCCGGGCACGGTGGTCGGCTACCGCTATTACCTCAAGACCTACATCAATCCCCGCGCCGGCAAGCTCCAGGTGGCGGCGATCACCCGGGCCGAAATCGCCCGCCTCCACCACGATCTACGCTTCGCCCCGGTGCAGGCCAACCGATGCCTCCAACTGCTGTCGAAGATGTTCAATCTGGCCGAGGTCTGGGGGCTACGCCCCGACGGCTCGAACCCCTGCCGCCACGTCAAGAAGTACCCGGAGAAGAAGCGGGAGCGTTACCTGTCCAAGCAGGAACTGGCCAAACTCGGCGAGGTGCTGCGCCAGTGCGAATTGAGCGGGATCGAGAGCCAGTCGGCGATCAACGCCATCCGCCTGCTGATCTTCACCGGCTGTCGGTTGGGCGAGATCATGACGCTGAAGTGGGATTTCGTCGATCTGGAAAACAGCGCCCTGCACTTACCTGATTCGAAGACCGGAGCAAAAACCGTCCACATCGGCACACCGGCGGTTGACGCCTTGTCCAAGATCGACCGGCTGCCCGATAACCCCTGGGTCATCACCGGCACCCTGCCCGGCGCCCGCCTCACCGACCTTCAGCCGCCGTGGCAGCGCATCCGCAAGCGGGCCGGGATCGAGGACGTACGCATCCACGATCTGCGCCACACCTTCGCCTCCGTCGCTGTGGTGAATGGCCAGGGACTGCCGATGATCGGCAAGCTGCTGGGGCATTCCCAGGTGCAGACCACGGCGCGTTATGCTCACCTTGCTGCCGAACCAGTGAAGATGGCGGCCGACTCCGTTGCCACCTCTCTCCGGCTAGCTCTCGGCTAG
- a CDS encoding very short patch repair endonuclease — MTRVSPSSHDASRRMARVRQKGTQAEIDLRRVLHAKGLRYRLHVPLLTKPRRVADIVFTSARLAVFVDGCFWHGCPEHASWPKSNADFWREKIETNRSRDADTDQRLNALGWKTVRIWEHEDAREAADRIAELVDARKKNGAHPCR; from the coding sequence ATGACGCGCGTAAGTCCCTCGTCGCATGACGCTAGTCGTCGGATGGCTCGCGTGCGACAGAAGGGCACGCAAGCGGAGATCGACCTCCGCAGGGTTCTGCATGCCAAAGGGCTGCGCTATCGCCTCCACGTTCCGCTCCTGACGAAGCCCAGACGCGTCGCCGATATCGTTTTCACCAGCGCGAGGCTAGCAGTGTTCGTCGACGGATGCTTCTGGCACGGGTGTCCCGAGCACGCTTCCTGGCCGAAGAGCAATGCCGATTTCTGGCGGGAGAAGATCGAAACCAATCGATCCAGGGATGCAGATACCGATCAGAGGCTGAACGCTCTTGGTTGGAAGACGGTCCGGATCTGGGAACACGAAGACGCCCGCGAAGCCGCAGACCGCATCGCTGAACTCGTCGATGCGCGCAAGAAGAATGGGGCCCATCCATGTCGATGA
- a CDS encoding VirB4 family type IV secretion system protein gives MSLWPLALGMGSAALAASTLMVPAARRLSFGSVAFDWLGQELELDRIDPDGMTVRTKAGTLMRAYRIGGMAYDTKPEGEQFALHQGRTDFIHACASRGVVMRNFAVKRRKETLLGTTWPSPALQEIGDAEAERYRNSWALRRYMTLQAPDMTKLEEADEKVAALMAKYQPERLERPLDPLGDCPLTGFLNFLVCGDLRDDLRAVSSNISANLQASSPLFDKASGQFTIHLPHPWLHRIMAVHEWPDLMSGHLLHELMAIAGEIEVSQVCVPLNRDTEVMLLKRAANNPLASAMAKAEALACIEILQQGKTSRLNTQAAITMRARTAEEIETLTATIARILGNRRVTYSVQTREAAVMWFNRMPERERLVRPLKLMGENVAAIWPFESAPVGLAESPFGPAPVRSFTTGGGQDYAFQFHCKNEEKALANFLVVAPAGVGKTSLIMHLLGGLAKFDRVRSFVLDSKEGARFTVEAMGGQYQPFDKLALNPLDIEDTGLNRQRLALQVRSMLGDAGQDDGIEDILSHVVETAFTLPIEARTFDKIFPLTFPAQSNARKVFARWVTDQRERTGLYANTFNAPRDSLASVLSQSFMTGINMNEALEDPTLGPPVVAHIASAIERLARSGRTRGFAIFIDEAAKLLLNPAFCALAAEMYREYRKFGGAVGMAFQDPGALHKSGIADAVIENTASFFFFPNPQGNRKAYAAFNLNDEQEAFIFGASEGRKVLLVKRDAATGFEESVILDVNLAPLGKPLRFYRSGPDAVRDLLRIQEQWGDQWPANI, from the coding sequence ATGAGTCTGTGGCCGCTCGCGCTCGGCATGGGAAGCGCCGCCCTGGCCGCCAGCACCTTGATGGTGCCGGCGGCCAGGCGGCTGTCCTTCGGCTCGGTCGCCTTCGACTGGCTGGGCCAGGAACTGGAACTGGATCGCATCGATCCCGACGGCATGACCGTGCGGACCAAGGCCGGCACGCTCATGCGCGCCTACCGCATCGGCGGCATGGCCTATGACACCAAGCCGGAAGGGGAACAATTCGCGCTGCATCAGGGCCGCACCGATTTCATTCACGCCTGCGCCTCGCGGGGCGTGGTCATGCGCAACTTCGCCGTCAAACGCCGCAAGGAAACCCTGCTGGGCACCACCTGGCCGTCGCCGGCGTTGCAGGAGATCGGCGATGCCGAAGCCGAACGCTACCGCAATTCCTGGGCCTTGCGCCGGTACATGACCTTGCAAGCCCCGGACATGACCAAGCTGGAAGAAGCCGACGAGAAGGTGGCTGCGTTGATGGCCAAATACCAGCCGGAACGGCTGGAACGTCCGCTCGATCCGCTGGGCGACTGCCCGTTGACCGGCTTCCTCAATTTCCTGGTTTGCGGCGATCTGCGCGACGATTTGCGCGCCGTGTCGTCGAACATCTCGGCCAATCTGCAAGCATCCTCACCGCTCTTCGACAAGGCCAGCGGGCAATTCACCATCCATCTGCCGCACCCCTGGCTGCACCGGATTATGGCCGTGCATGAATGGCCGGACCTGATGTCGGGCCACCTGCTGCACGAGCTGATGGCCATCGCCGGCGAGATCGAAGTGTCGCAAGTCTGCGTGCCGCTCAACCGCGACACCGAAGTGATGCTGTTGAAGCGGGCGGCCAACAATCCGTTGGCGTCGGCCATGGCCAAGGCCGAAGCCCTGGCCTGCATCGAAATCCTGCAACAGGGCAAGACCTCGCGCCTGAACACCCAGGCGGCGATCACCATGCGGGCGCGAACGGCGGAAGAAATCGAAACCCTGACGGCGACCATCGCCCGCATCCTCGGCAATCGCCGCGTCACCTATTCGGTGCAGACCAGAGAAGCGGCGGTGATGTGGTTCAACCGCATGCCGGAACGGGAAAGGCTGGTGCGCCCGCTCAAGCTGATGGGCGAGAACGTGGCGGCGATCTGGCCGTTTGAAAGCGCCCCGGTCGGTCTGGCCGAATCTCCCTTCGGCCCGGCGCCGGTGCGCAGCTTCACCACCGGCGGCGGCCAGGATTATGCCTTCCAGTTTCACTGCAAGAACGAGGAAAAGGCCCTGGCCAATTTCCTTGTCGTCGCCCCGGCGGGTGTCGGCAAGACCAGCCTGATTATGCATCTGCTGGGCGGCTTGGCGAAATTCGACCGGGTGCGATCCTTCGTGCTCGATTCCAAGGAAGGGGCGCGCTTCACCGTCGAAGCCATGGGCGGCCAGTATCAGCCCTTCGACAAACTGGCGCTCAATCCCCTCGATATCGAGGATACGGGGCTGAACCGCCAGCGCCTGGCGCTGCAAGTGCGGTCCATGTTGGGCGATGCCGGCCAGGATGACGGCATCGAGGACATTTTGTCCCATGTGGTCGAAACCGCCTTCACCCTGCCCATCGAGGCGCGGACCTTCGACAAAATCTTTCCCCTGACCTTTCCTGCGCAAAGCAATGCGCGCAAGGTCTTCGCCCGCTGGGTCACCGACCAGCGCGAGCGGACCGGGCTTTATGCCAACACCTTCAACGCGCCCCGCGACAGCCTTGCCAGTGTCCTGAGCCAGTCGTTCATGACCGGCATCAACATGAACGAGGCACTGGAAGACCCCACCCTTGGTCCGCCCGTCGTCGCCCATATCGCCAGCGCCATCGAGCGTCTGGCTAGATCCGGTCGCACCCGTGGTTTCGCCATCTTCATCGACGAAGCGGCCAAGCTGCTGCTCAACCCGGCCTTCTGCGCCCTGGCGGCGGAAATGTACCGCGAATACCGCAAGTTCGGCGGCGCCGTCGGCATGGCCTTCCAAGACCCCGGCGCCCTGCACAAATCGGGCATCGCCGATGCGGTGATCGAGAACACCGCGTCGTTCTTCTTCTTTCCCAATCCACAGGGCAACCGCAAGGCCTATGCCGCCTTCAATCTGAACGACGAGCAAGAGGCTTTCATCTTCGGCGCCAGCGAGGGCCGCAAGGTGCTGCTGGTCAAACGCGACGCAGCCACCGGTTTCGAGGAATCGGTGATCCTCGACGTCAATCTGGCGCCGCTGGGCAAGCCGCTTCGTTTCTACCGCTCCGGCCCCGACGCCGTGCGCGATCTGCTCAGAATTCAAGAACAGTGGGGGGACCAATGGCCCGCAAATATCTGA
- the mads1 gene encoding methylation-associated defense system helix-turn-helix domain-containing protein MAD1, producing the protein MSDRWVSVEEIAEYLGVSKDTVYGWIAKKDMPAHKVGRLWKFKTDEVDDWVRNGKASDDQKENEAAEPVSHKRKHAGGEKADG; encoded by the coding sequence ATGTCTGACCGATGGGTCTCCGTGGAGGAGATCGCTGAGTATCTCGGTGTCAGCAAAGACACGGTCTATGGGTGGATCGCGAAGAAAGACATGCCGGCCCACAAGGTCGGAAGGCTTTGGAAGTTCAAGACCGATGAAGTCGATGACTGGGTGAGAAACGGAAAAGCATCCGACGATCAAAAGGAAAACGAAGCGGCTGAGCCCGTTTCACACAAAAGGAAGCATGCGGGGGGAGAGAAAGCGGATGGCTGA